The DNA region CGTTCTATAAGCGTTTTATTTGATCAGTAAAACATTATTTTTTGAAGGAAACTAAAATGAGTGAAAATTACACTATTAAAGCTTTACAAAGAGATACTACTAAAAAAAGCGTTGGTCATAAACTAATTAATGACGGATATGCTTTAGCTACTCTTTACGGAAGAGGCAAAGAATATGCTATTGCTGTAGAATTAAAAGAATTCGTAAAAATATTCTCTTTAGCTGGACAGCATGATATTATTACTTTAGATATACAAAACGATCAAAAAAGAGAAGTTCTAGTTAAAGACTATCAATTAGATGGTATCAAAAGAACTATCAGACATATAGATTTCTATGAAATAGATAGAAACAAAAAAATCAAAACTTTCGTACCTATTCGTATTGAAGGAATACCTGAAGGTGTTCGTTTGGGCGGCGGTACATTAGAACAAGTTGAATATGAATTACCTATAAAAGCTTTCCCTGGTTCTATACCTAGAGAAATTACTGTTGATGTTACAGAACTTAAAGTTGGAAGCAGCTTACACATAAGTGATATTAAATTCCCAGAAGGTGTAGACCCTGTAGGTGACGGTTCTAAAGCTGTTGTTACTGTTGTTACTACACAAGATGAAGATACTCCTAACAAAGGTGCTGCTGCTGAAGCATAATAATAAAATTACAGGATAATCTTATTTTATGATGAAATTAGTTATGGGACTTGGCAATCCTGGTAATGAATATCAAAATCATAGACATAATGTCGGTTATATGATACTCGATAAGGTTGCCAAGAAACTTAATGTAGAATTAGATATTAAAAAAAAGAAAACTGTATTTGGTAAGGCTAAATATGGTAAAATTGAATATCTTCTCCTCAAACCGCAAACTTTTATGAATCTTTCTGGTGAGGCTGCTTTATATATGGCTAGCTTCATGAAAATCGCAGTTGATGATATTATTGTTATATATGATGATATGAATATTCCTGTAGGCGAGTTCAAACTTGTAATCGCTAAAAATGATGCTGATGATAATGACAATGAAGAAAAAGAAGGTCCTATAAAACATAATGGTATCAAAAGCATAGAAGAGTCATTAAAAAGCAATAATTTTACTAGAGTTGGTATTGGTATAGGTGCACCTGCTGAAGGTCAAGAAATAGCTGATTTCGTCTTATCCCCTTTCACAAAAGATGAAAGAAAAAAAATAAAAGATATAACTGATGATGTAGTTGATGCTATATGTAAGGTTTTATTTGAATCTAATAATAAAACATCTAAAAAGAAGTATCTATGACAAAATTAGTAATTGGGCTTGGTAATCCGGGCGAAGAATATAAAAATCATAGGCATAATATAGGTTTTATTATTATTGACAAATTAGCACAAAACCTATCTCTCAAATTCGACAATAACAAAAAAAAATCATTATTTACAAGAGCAAAACTTAATAACACAGATTTTATACTATTAAAACCTCAAACTTTTATGAATCTCTCTGGAGAATCTGCCATTTATATATCAAAATTTTTCAATATAAAACCAGAAGATATAATAGTAATATATGATGATATGGATATACCGTTTGGAATTTTTAAGATAAAAAAAGGCGGAAGTTCTGGCGGGCATAATGGAATAAAAAGTTTAATAGCACAATTACAAACTGATGATTTTATAAGACTTAGAGTTGGAATAGGAAGACCAAGTTTTGGAAAAAAGGTTAATGATTATGTTCTATCTTCTTTTAGTAAAAGTGAGAGAGAAAATATAGATAATGATTTGGGTGAAAATGTAATAGAGGCTATAAAAACTATATTATTTGAATCATACACTATAGCACAAAACAAATATAATAAAAGAATAAATAATAAGGACACAAACAATGATTAAAATTGTAGCCAAAAACTATATAAAAAAAGATAAAAAAGATGATTTTTTAAAATTGGCTAAAGAATTAATAATAGAAAGCAGAAAAGAAGATGGATGTATAGCTTATGATATTTATGAAAGCATAGACGGATTATGTTTAACTTTTATAGAAGAATGGAAAGATGAAGAAGCTATAAAGTCTCATAACAGCAGCAATCATTTTATAACTATAGTTCCTAAATTAGCTGAGTTTCTTGACGGCGAAATGGATGTAACATTATACAAAAAAATAAATATATAAAAATAATTAAATATATTAAAACTTTTATAATTATAGTGTATAATCATTAATTATTATATTTAAGGATATTTATGATACTCAAAGAACTAACGTTACGTTCTTTTAGAAATTATAATGAAAATACATTCGAATTTTCAAAGCATATTAATATACTATATGGAATAAACGGTTGTGGAAAAACTAATATACTAGAAGCTATATATATTCTTGGAAATGGAATATCATTTAGAACTCGTTTAGACAGAGAATTAATAAAATATGGAAATGATAATTATTTTTTAAGAGGAATATTCAAAGAAGATGATTTGAATTATGACACTAATATAGAAATAGTATATCAAAAAAAAACAAAAAAAGTATTTATAAACAAAAAAGAAATTACCTCAAGAAAAAATTTAATAGGCAAAATACTTTATGTTATATTTCTTCCTAATGACACTGATATGGTAACATCAGAGCCTAAACTTAGAAGAGATTATTTTAATATGCTAATATCAAGCATTTCAAATGAATATCTTTTATCACTCATAAAATACAACAAACTTCTAAAAATGAGAAATATTTATCTGACAACAAGTCCAAATGATGCTCATATTTATAATGAAGATATAGCAAAATTATCTTTATATATTGCTAATGAAAATAAAAAATATTCTATGCTTTTAGAAGAAAAGATGAATGAAATATACAGAACTATTTTTCAAAATGATAACCCATACAAAATAAAATATTTATCTACAATAGAAGATATAGCAAATGAAAATGAATATATAAAAAAATTAGAAAGTACAATAAAAGAGCAGATAAAAATGCGTACTACATATTTTGGTATACATAGAGCCGAGTATCAATTCTTTTATAAGGATTCTCTATCAAGAAAATTTTCTTCTCAAGGTGAAAAAAGAATGCTTACTCTTATAATGAAACTGGCAAGTGAAAAAATATTATATGAATACAGAAAAAAATCCCCAATACTATTAATAGATGATGCTATGCTTGAACTTGATAACATTAAAAGAGAAAGTATTTTAGAATATATAAAAACATTAGGTCAAGTATTTATTACAGTTACTGAAAAAGAAAAGTTATCAAAATTTGAAGAGAGTAGAGTTTTTGATATTGTTAATATAAAAAATTAAATTTTTAATAAACTTCTTTACATTATAATTGTTTATGTTAAACTTATTACAAATAATCAATAAAAAACGGAGTGTTATATTATGGGATTATTCTCTAAAAAAATTCAAATAAAAGCACCTATTAATGGAAAATTAATTGATATTACAGAAGTAAAAGATGAAGCCTTTTCAAGCAAAGCACTTGGAGATGGAATGGCAATTATACCTTCTGAAGGTAAAGTATATGCTCCTGTAGATGGTGAAGTTATTACTATGATAGATACAAACCATGCTATAGGTTTATTAGCTGGAGGAGTTGAAATATTAATACATATAGGAATGGATACTGTAAGACTTGGCGGAAAATATTTTAAAGCTCATGTTAAAGAAGGAGATAAAGTAAAAGCAGGTACTTTACTTATAGAATTTGAAAAGGAAGAAGTTGAAAAAGAATATGATATAACATCTCCTATAATAATTTCAAATTACAGCGAATTAAAATCACTTACAAAAACAGACCCAAGAGAAGTAAATACAACTGAAATTATAATGACAGCTGTAAAATAATTTTTTGAAAAATGAATTTATGAAGGGGCTTTTAAAAGCCCCTTTTATTATATATTTTTTTTAATTATTGCGGTGGCTAGCCCCCCCCCCCTGCGAAGCGTGCCCTTAGGGTACGCACCCCCACTTCTTTTGCGACTGAAGGAAGTGCCGGCGACCAAAGGGAGTCCTTCAGGGCGACCGTAGGAAGTACCTTTAGGTAAGGCGTGACCCAAAGAAGCAAAAAGGCTGCATTTAATGAAGTATAGCTTTTGATGTATATACAGAATATAGACATTATTTTATATATCCCAAAATATAAAGCTAAAACATTTGCACTTTCGCGAAGCGTATCTGAAGGATATAAGGTTCTTTGACGAAGTACGCACCGCGTAAGGCGGGAAAAAGAACAATAAATTTTTTATATTTTTTATTATATGTTGGAACTAGATACAATTAATCAACATTATAATCTTTAAGCTTTCTGTAAAGTGTTGCTCGCTCTATACCTAAAATCTTTGCTACTTGTGCTTTATTAAAATTGTTTTTGCTTAAAAGATGATTTATATATTTTTTCTCAAGCTCTTCTAATGTCATCTCTTTATCTATAATAAAATCATCTGTGCTAGATGTTAAAACCCAATTAGGAATATTGCTTTCATCTATCTTGCCATCTTTAGACATCACAACCATAGTCTCTACAGTGTTTCTAAGCTCACGTACATTACCTTCCCATTGTAGTGAAGATAATAGTTTATATACTTTTTTATCTACATTAGTAATCTCTATATTATGAACCTGAGAAAACTCTTTAATAAAATTATCTATAAGTAAAGGTATATCCTCTCTTCTTTCTCTAAGAGGAGGCATTTCTATTTTTATAACATTAAGCCTATAATATAAATCCTCTCTAAACCTACCCTCTTTTATTTCTTCAGATAATTTTTTATTTGTAGCAGCAATCACCCTAATATCAACACTAATAGGAGTATTAGAACCTACCCTCTCTATCACTCTCTCTTCAAGTACTCTCAAAAGCTTTACCTGAACAACCTGATTAATCTCACCTATCTCATCTAAAAATATAGTACCTTTATTGGCAGCCTCAAACCTACCTATTTTTTTATCTATTGCACCAGTAAAAGAACCCTTCTCATGACCAAATAATTCACTCTCCAAAACACCCTCAGAAAGTGCAGCACAGTTCACAGTAATATAGGGCTGTTTGGCTCTGTCTGATATTTGATGAATAGCATTAGCAACTAATTCTTTACCAGTTCCGCTTTCGCCTTCTATAAGTACAGTAGCTTTTGTTCTTGCCACCTGTTTTATTGCTTCATATACTTTAAGCATCTTACTGCTATGACCTATCATTCCATAAAAACTTTCATGATAGTCAACTCTTTTTTCTAATGTTTCATTTGTCTTTTTTATGTTTTTATTTTCTAATGCCCTTGCTATAATAAGAAGCATTTTGTCTATGTTAAAAGGTTTAGTCATAAAATCATAAGCACCAAGACGCATCATATCAACAGCTGTTTCTATATTGCCATGCCCTGTGAGTATTATAACGGGTATATGTTTATCAAACTCTAATATGTCATGCAAAAACTCTTCTCCAGTCTTTTCAGGCATTTTTAAGTCTGTAATAACTAAATCAATTCCGCCTTTATAAACTGTTTCTATTCCCTTCTCTCCATTCTCCGCAGTAACTACTTCATAGCCCTCATACTCTAAAGACTTCTTTATACCGTCTCTTATGTTTTTCTCATCGTCTATAACTAATATCTTAGGCATAAATTAAAAATCACTCTCCAAAAATTTTTGATTCTCAAGCATCAAAGGAAGTTTAATAATAGCCTCGCTTCCAAAACCATATTTGCTCTCTATATTAAAACTTCCATTATGTGCCTCTATTATTCGTATAACATTCGTAAGTCCCAAGCCTGTGCCGTTTCTTTTGGTTGTAAAATATGGCTCAAATATCTTTGATAATTCTTCCTCTTTTATACCAATGCCTGTATCTTTAATTGATATTAAAGCATAATTATCTAATAATTTTAACTTTATTGATATATTATTCTCATCTGATTTATTATGTTTTTTCTTTTCTATAATAGAATCTATTGAGTTTTGTATTATGTTAATTAAACATTGTTTTATATATTTCTCATCTATTTTTAAAATTAAATTTTCTATATCAAATTTTATATCTATTTTTATATTATTATTTTCTATTTCATATTTCAAAAAATCAACAGTAGAAAGTATCAAAGAGTTTATATTAATATCTTCCAAATTAAGAACTAATTTACGAACAGAAAATAAAAACGAATTAATGGTATCTTCAAGCCTGCTAATCTCTTCTTTAATAATATTACAATAATCTCTAAACTCATTATAACACTGGCAATCATTGTCCATATTTTTTTTAATAATTTTTTCTATCAACTGCACATATATAGAAATAGAGCCTAGAGGATTTTTTATTTCATGAGCAACCCCAGCTGCAAGCGTTGTAAAAGATGCCAACTGTTCAGCACGTTTAAGCTTCTGAGCACTTTCATAGCTTTTTGTAATATCAAATATTTTTATTAAAGTTCCTATAATGATTCCAGAATCTCCAAGTGGCAAAATATCTATTTGAAGCATTCTGTCATTTTTATCATCTTTTATAATTTTCGTATCTGTATTATTTGCTTCTAATAGTTCTAATATTAATCTTCCTATATTGGTGTTATTTATACATTTTGAAATTGCTTTATCTTCAGAGTTTCTTGGTATAGATAACAAAAAACATGCTTTTTTATTTATACCTTGAATTATACCGTTGATATCTATTGCTATTATGCCTTCTTCTAAATTCTCTATTATTATATTTTGAGAATTTGAAAGCAAAGCTAATCTTTCAATTATTCTTTTTTTTTCTATATCCGAAACTTTATCGAAGTTTTTTATTATCTTATCAAAAAATTGATTTCTTCTATTCATTCTAAAAGTATAATAAAAAAACAAAAAACTTCAATACTAATATTTAATTAGAATATTACTTTTTGCCACTTGACTATAAACAAAAAGTTTATTATTATATAATAAGTATTATTAATAGAAGAAGCGGATTTTACGAGGAGTATAAAAAATATATGATTAGAAAATTAGTAATTTACGGAGACGATAGATTAAAAGAGAAATCATCTTACGTAGAAAATGTAGATGAAGAGATTTTAACTTTAATAGATGATATGTTTGAAACTATGTATAAGGCTAATGGGGTTGGACTTGCTGCTGTACAGGTGGGTGTATTAAAAAGAGTAATAGTAATATCTGTACCTGATTTTGATGATGAAACTAAACCTGATTTTAAGTTGGCTTTAATTAACCCTGAAATAATTTGGCATGGAGAAGATACTGAAATATTAGAAGAAGGCTGTTTATCTTTTCCTAAAATAAGCGATGAGGTTGCAAGATACAAAGAAATAAAAGTAAAATATATAGACACAGAAAATAAAGAACAAATATTAGATGCTAAAGATTATATAGCTAAAGTTCTTCAGCATGAAATAGACCATACTAATGGAATTACTTTTATAGATAGGCTTGAATCATATCAAAAAAGAAGATTAAAAAAAGATTTAAAAGAGCTTAGAAACACTCATAAAAAAACTGTTTCTGCATAAAATATGTTATGATAAAAAATATAATATTTGATTTAGACGGCACTTTGATAGATTCCATTCCAGATATAAATGCCAGTGTAAACAAAACTTTGGAACATATAAAATTTCCAAGTTTAGATATAGAATACACAAAAAAATATGTTGGCAATGGTGCTAGGCTTTTAATAAATAGAGTATTAAATCATTTTGCTGATAAATATGACAAAGAATATTTAGAAAGTATTGAAAATGATGTGTATAATTTTTATATTGATTATTATAGTAAACACTCTACAGACAATACAAAGCTTTATGACAATGTATTAGAAACGCTTACATCACTTTATAAACTCAATATTAATATGTTTATAATATCAAATAAGCCAAACGAGATAACAATTACAACAGCAAAAAAACTAAATATATTTAATTATTTTAAAGCTGTTATAGGCGATGGAATCTATCCTTATAGAAAGCCAGATGTAAACATTTGGTATAACTTAAAAAAAGATTATAGCCTAATAGAAGAAGAAACTATTATGGTGGGAGATGGTGTTCCAGATTATGAGTTTGCCAAAAACGCCAATATCAAAGCACTAATTGCCTTATACGGCATTACAGACAAACAAACATTACTAAATTTAAAAAATGATTGTTATATAAACAGTTTCAAAGAAGTAGAAGATTTTGTATTAGCTTACAACAAGTAAAATTTTCTATACTTTCTACCGCACAGTCAATTAAGCAAAATATTTTATTCTATTTATAAAACAATTTTAATTATATTTTTAATCAAGCTCAACGTGCGAAGTGAAAACCTAAAAAACTAATAATAACTAGGGCGGGTGTGCTTATTTTAAGAAAACAATAAAACTAATGAAATTCATATTATTAGTTTTAAGCAATAAATCTTATAGGGCGGGGTACGTAAATAATTTTAAAAAAGAGAGACTCTTGAGTATACAAAAGCCTCTCTTTAATTTTTTATAATATAGATTTTCCCATTTCAAATGCTTTATTTAATAATTCTTTTTTATCTTTAATATCCCCAACATTAAACACTCCTCCAGCTATCAAATACCCTAAATCTTTCCATCCAAGATAATTTAGTAAGTAATGATAATATTCTATAACAGGTTTAGAATTATTTTCATCATTTCCCTCTGCTGCCATAAGCATAAAACACTCTTTATACGGAGTCTTATAATTTGGGTCTATTTCTGTAACAGCAAATAATCTGTCTATAGCTATTTTTAACTGAGCAGAAAAAGCCCAATAATACATAGGTGAAGCTAAAACGAGTATATCTGCTTCTTTATAATATGGGTATATTTTTAACATATCGTCTTTTTGAGAACAAGGGCTATCTGGATTTTTACCTCCTCTCAAACAGCCCTTACAGCAATGTATATCCATTCTGTCTAAATCAAATCTAATTACATCATTTCCATTAAGTTTCGCACCTTTTGTAAATTCTTCTATTAAAGAAAAAGTGTTGCCGTTTAATCTTGGGCTGCCATTTAAAATTAATATTTTTTTCATTTTTTGCTCCTATCTATCAAATTACTATTGATATTATAATTATAGTATTATATATTATTATAATCAAGTACTAACAAAAATGTTATATACTAACTAAAAGTAAAGTATAAGGATATATTTTATGAAAAAAGATAATTTAAAAGAAAAATATATGGAAGATACAGGATTCGCTTATACAATGTCTTTAATATCTGGTAAATATAAAATGATAATACTATATATATTATCAGAATTAAAAATTGTAAGATATAATGAATTAAAAAGAATAATATCAAGCATATCTCATAAAACGTTAAGTGTAACTTTAAAAGAATTAGAAAAAGATGATTTAATCAGCAGAAAAGAATATCCTCAAATACCTCCTAAAGTAGAATATAGCTTATCAAAAAGAGGCAAATCTTTAATACCAATATTAGATGCCATATGTGTTTGGGGCGAGAAAAACAGAAAATGATATTATTAAAATTTTGTACAAATAAAGTTTAAAATAAAATAAATAAAAGTTGTTGTGTTTTAAAATTTAATTTACATACCCCTCCCTATAGATTTTCTGCATTCACTCTAATTTTTGCGTCATTTTTCTTTTTTGCTTTAAATTCTAATTTCTGCCCCCACCCAAGATTTTTTTAAATTTGATGCGTTATCTGCCGCACGGTAGGCTAAGTAACAATATTTAATCGTATTAAAAAAAGAATTTTAACTAAGTTTATAAATAAGCTCAGCGTGCGGAATTAAAACTTAAAAAAATAATAATAACTAGGGCGGGTGTGCTTCTTTTAAAACAATAAAATTAATGAAAGTTAGATTTTGCAGTTGAAAACAAAAAACTTATAGGGCGGGGTGCGTAAATAATTTTAAAAAAAGAGAGACTCTTGACTATTCAAAAGGCTCTCTTTAATTTATTAGTTTATAATATATTATTTTTCAGTGTTGTCATAATAAGCATAGAAAAACTTATGTTTGCCAAGCACATCATACTGAACGTCTTTTAAATTATCATTTACCAATAAAGGCAATGTGTAATAATATAAAGGAATGATAGGCATATCTTCCATAAATAATTCTTCTGCCTTATGAAGCAAAGGCATTCTTATAGTATTGTCATCTGTAGCAGAAGCATTAGCTAATAATCTATCATATATAGCACTATTATAACTTTCCACATTTTGTAGGACTGTAACTTAAAAACAATACCTAAAAAAGTACATAGGGTCATCATAATCTCCAATCCAACCATTTCTTGCTATAACATAAGTTCTGCTATAGCGTGATGATTGAAATACTGCCCACTCTTCACTTACTATAGTAGTATCTATTCCTAAATTATTTTTCCACATCTGCTGAATAGCTTCAAATATAGATGTATGCTCACCTGGATTAGTTTTAAACTCAAGTACAGGGAAATTTTCTCCGTTTGGATAGCCTGCTTCAGCTAATAATTTTTTAGCCTCTTCTATATTTTTTTGATAATCTTCAGCCTTTAAACTAAAACTATCTTGTCCATTTTCTCTAAACTTTCCAGTAACATCAGATATTTGAGGCGGTACAACAGCAGCAGCAGGAGTTTGCCCTCCTCTTGTAACTTGAGATACTATATAATTTCTGTCAATAGCCAAAGCTAATGCTCTTCTTACTCTCTTATCTTTTAATGTTTCATTAGTAATATTTAAACTATAATAATACAAACCAAGATAAGGTTCTATTTTTAAATATCCTTCTTCTTTTAATGTATCCATATCTTGAGTAGGTACTCTATCAGAGAAATATATAGAACCGTCTTTTATACCAGCAACAACAGAAGTAGGATTATCCATCAATATAAAAATTAATTTCTTTGGAACTATAATAGAACGATTCCAATAATTAGTATTAACTTCCATTACTATTTTACTGTCTATCTCTCTTTCAGTCATTTTAAAAGGACCATTTCCAATATAAGTATCAGCACTCATAGTCCAAGTATCAGGATTAGCTTCTATAATATCTTTTCTTAATGGGAAATATACAGGATAAGCCATAAGCTGGTCAAAATATGGAGTAGGAGCTTCCAAAGTAACCTCTAAAGTATTATCATCAATAGCCTTAACACCTAAAGATTCAACAGGCATCTCACCAGCAGTAATCTTTTTAGCATTTTTTAAAGGCTCCATTTGATAACTATAATTAGCAGCAGTTTTAGGGTCAGCAGCCCTTCTCCAGCTATATACAAAATCATCAGCTACAACAG from Brachyspira pilosicoli P43/6/78 includes:
- a CDS encoding winged helix-turn-helix transcriptional regulator — protein: MKKDNLKEKYMEDTGFAYTMSLISGKYKMIILYILSELKIVRYNELKRIISSISHKTLSVTLKELEKDDLISRKEYPQIPPKVEYSLSKRGKSLIPILDAICVWGEKNRK
- a CDS encoding putative quinol monooxygenase encodes the protein MIKIVAKNYIKKDKKDDFLKLAKELIIESRKEDGCIAYDIYESIDGLCLTFIEEWKDEEAIKSHNSSNHFITIVPKLAEFLDGEMDVTLYKKINI
- the pth gene encoding aminoacyl-tRNA hydrolase — its product is MMKLVMGLGNPGNEYQNHRHNVGYMILDKVAKKLNVELDIKKKKTVFGKAKYGKIEYLLLKPQTFMNLSGEAALYMASFMKIAVDDIIVIYDDMNIPVGEFKLVIAKNDADDNDNEEKEGPIKHNGIKSIEESLKSNNFTRVGIGIGAPAEGQEIADFVLSPFTKDERKKIKDITDDVVDAICKVLFESNNKTSKKKYL
- a CDS encoding sigma-54-dependent transcriptional regulator codes for the protein MPKILVIDDEKNIRDGIKKSLEYEGYEVVTAENGEKGIETVYKGGIDLVITDLKMPEKTGEEFLHDILEFDKHIPVIILTGHGNIETAVDMMRLGAYDFMTKPFNIDKMLLIIARALENKNIKKTNETLEKRVDYHESFYGMIGHSSKMLKVYEAIKQVARTKATVLIEGESGTGKELVANAIHQISDRAKQPYITVNCAALSEGVLESELFGHEKGSFTGAIDKKIGRFEAANKGTIFLDEIGEINQVVQVKLLRVLEERVIERVGSNTPISVDIRVIAATNKKLSEEIKEGRFREDLYYRLNVIKIEMPPLRERREDIPLLIDNFIKEFSQVHNIEITNVDKKVYKLLSSLQWEGNVRELRNTVETMVVMSKDGKIDESNIPNWVLTSSTDDFIIDKEMTLEELEKKYINHLLSKNNFNKAQVAKILGIERATLYRKLKDYNVD
- a CDS encoding HAD family hydrolase, which produces MIKNIIFDLDGTLIDSIPDINASVNKTLEHIKFPSLDIEYTKKYVGNGARLLINRVLNHFADKYDKEYLESIENDVYNFYIDYYSKHSTDNTKLYDNVLETLTSLYKLNINMFIISNKPNEITITTAKKLNIFNYFKAVIGDGIYPYRKPDVNIWYNLKKDYSLIEEETIMVGDGVPDYEFAKNANIKALIALYGITDKQTLLNLKNDCYINSFKEVEDFVLAYNK
- the recF gene encoding DNA replication/repair protein RecF (All proteins in this family for which functions are known are DNA-binding proteins that assist the filamentation of RecA onto DNA for the initiation of recombination or recombinational repair.), with protein sequence MILKELTLRSFRNYNENTFEFSKHINILYGINGCGKTNILEAIYILGNGISFRTRLDRELIKYGNDNYFLRGIFKEDDLNYDTNIEIVYQKKTKKVFINKKEITSRKNLIGKILYVIFLPNDTDMVTSEPKLRRDYFNMLISSISNEYLLSLIKYNKLLKMRNIYLTTSPNDAHIYNEDIAKLSLYIANENKKYSMLLEEKMNEIYRTIFQNDNPYKIKYLSTIEDIANENEYIKKLESTIKEQIKMRTTYFGIHRAEYQFFYKDSLSRKFSSQGEKRMLTLIMKLASEKILYEYRKKSPILLIDDAMLELDNIKRESILEYIKTLGQVFITVTEKEKLSKFEESRVFDIVNIKN
- a CDS encoding PTS sugar transporter subunit IIA, which encodes MGLFSKKIQIKAPINGKLIDITEVKDEAFSSKALGDGMAIIPSEGKVYAPVDGEVITMIDTNHAIGLLAGGVEILIHIGMDTVRLGGKYFKAHVKEGDKVKAGTLLIEFEKEEVEKEYDITSPIIISNYSELKSLTKTDPREVNTTEIIMTAVK
- the def gene encoding peptide deformylase produces the protein MIRKLVIYGDDRLKEKSSYVENVDEEILTLIDDMFETMYKANGVGLAAVQVGVLKRVIVISVPDFDDETKPDFKLALINPEIIWHGEDTEILEEGCLSFPKISDEVARYKEIKVKYIDTENKEQILDAKDYIAKVLQHEIDHTNGITFIDRLESYQKRRLKKDLKELRNTHKKTVSA
- a CDS encoding 50S ribosomal protein L25, with amino-acid sequence MSENYTIKALQRDTTKKSVGHKLINDGYALATLYGRGKEYAIAVELKEFVKIFSLAGQHDIITLDIQNDQKREVLVKDYQLDGIKRTIRHIDFYEIDRNKKIKTFVPIRIEGIPEGVRLGGGTLEQVEYELPIKAFPGSIPREITVDVTELKVGSSLHISDIKFPEGVDPVGDGSKAVVTVVTTQDEDTPNKGAAAEA
- the pth gene encoding aminoacyl-tRNA hydrolase, producing MTKLVIGLGNPGEEYKNHRHNIGFIIIDKLAQNLSLKFDNNKKKSLFTRAKLNNTDFILLKPQTFMNLSGESAIYISKFFNIKPEDIIVIYDDMDIPFGIFKIKKGGSSGGHNGIKSLIAQLQTDDFIRLRVGIGRPSFGKKVNDYVLSSFSKSERENIDNDLGENVIEAIKTILFESYTIAQNKYNKRINNKDTNND
- a CDS encoding sensor histidine kinase, encoding MNRRNQFFDKIIKNFDKVSDIEKKRIIERLALLSNSQNIIIENLEEGIIAIDINGIIQGINKKACFLLSIPRNSEDKAISKCINNTNIGRLILELLEANNTDTKIIKDDKNDRMLQIDILPLGDSGIIIGTLIKIFDITKSYESAQKLKRAEQLASFTTLAAGVAHEIKNPLGSISIYVQLIEKIIKKNMDNDCQCYNEFRDYCNIIKEEISRLEDTINSFLFSVRKLVLNLEDININSLILSTVDFLKYEIENNNIKIDIKFDIENLILKIDEKYIKQCLINIIQNSIDSIIEKKKHNKSDENNISIKLKLLDNYALISIKDTGIGIKEEELSKIFEPYFTTKRNGTGLGLTNVIRIIEAHNGSFNIESKYGFGSEAIIKLPLMLENQKFLESDF
- a CDS encoding flavodoxin family protein; translation: MKKILILNGSPRLNGNTFSLIEEFTKGAKLNGNDVIRFDLDRMDIHCCKGCLRGGKNPDSPCSQKDDMLKIYPYYKEADILVLASPMYYWAFSAQLKIAIDRLFAVTEIDPNYKTPYKECFMLMAAEGNDENNSKPVIEYYHYLLNYLGWKDLGYLIAGGVFNVGDIKDKKELLNKAFEMGKSIL